The sequence below is a genomic window from Poseidonibacter antarcticus.
ATTCATCTGAGACATTTTCTAATATAATTGCAGGAACTGTAGTAGCACCATTTAATTTTATAGCTCTTATTCTATTTTCACCATGAATTCTTTCTAGAATACCATTGTTATTTCTTAGCATAATAGGGTTTAGTAAACCAGTACCTAATATACCAGTATCTTCTTTTGCTAAATTTGCAATGTTTTCTGCAAGTTCAAGTAATTTCGATTTTGAATAAGAGATCCTATTATGCATTAAAATATCACTTTTTAAAGTTAACTCTTTAATTTTAGAGATTTCTACTAGAACTATTTCTGTAGAATTTTTTAAAACAATTTCTTGTTCAGTTTTTAATTGTTCTATAGTATTATCAATAGATGTAGTTCTTTGCGGTTTAGCCTTTGCCATAAATATAATCCTTTTTAGATGTTAGCTATTTGATAATTCTTTTGCAATATTATCAATTTTTAAAATTAGGTCTTGATTTTGTGATCTTTGGAAATCCATAATATAAGGAGCCAAAAATAATTTGAAACTAGGGGCTTCTTGAATACAAGCTTTTTGTGGGAAAGGATCCATAACTTTACAAGTTAATTTTCTTAAATTTTTAGTTTCATGAAGTAGGTTAGGGATTCTTTTTATTTCTGAAAGAGTCTCTTTTGCATCAGTAACTCTTTTATCAAACATATTTGGAATTAAAACTATTTTTGAAAGATCTTTTAAATTTTCAGTTAAATATATTTTATCTAGTGTTCTAAAAAAACCTACCATACCATCTGTATCAACATTTTTAGTTGGAATTGGAATTAATATTGCTTTTGCAGATTTTAGAATAGATGTTGTAATAATTCCAAATGAAGGAGGAGAATCTATGACAATTTTATCATATTTACTTTTTAATGAATTTATAAATTTGTATAATAATTGTATTTTAGTATCTCTAGTGAAATCATCTGATTCTGTAGCTGATAATAATTGGTAATTAGAAGGATAAAAATCTATTTCCATTTCTTCTTCTAAATAATGAGGTTGTAACATTTTCCCTTTATTAGGATTTATTATATGTTTTGTAGTTTTTATAATTATTGGTTCAACTTCAGTATCTCTAAAAATATTAGTTACATTACTAATATCATATTCAATTGAACCATTATCTTCAGTTTGTGAAAATGCTCCATATGAGTATCCGAAAAATGCTCCAGTTAATGTTGCTTGAGGATCTAAATCTACCAATACAGTTTTATAGCCTTGTTTTGCAAATGAATATGCAAGAGCTTGAGAGAACGTTGATTTACCAACTCCACCTTTTTGAACTGTAACACCATATACTTCACCTAATATATTTTTGTCCATATGTTTCCTTTATTCGTTCTAGAACGAGTAATTCTTATTTTTATATTTTACCATAATAATAATTACATATCAAGTATTATATGATATGTAATATAAAAATATTAAAAAGTATTCGTTCTAGAACGAATACTTTTTAATTAATTAGAATTGTCTATGAAAATGAAAGTGTCTTCGGTTCTTAATATAATTTATTAAATAGTAAATTCTTTTATAAGTTTATTACTGATAAAAGAATTGATTTAAATAAAACCAGTAGAAATACATTTGTTTTTATTAATAGAATGAATACTATCAAACTTAGTTTCTAATATATTTTCTAAATGTGTTTGGCAAATACTGTACTCAGAATATTTCTTCTTTAAAAAAATGTTTTTGTAAAGAATCATGATTGGAGCTTTATATTTAGATTTTTTGTAATCTGATAGCTATATGGTTTTTTCATCACTTTATTTTTTAATATAATACAAATATGTAAATAAAAAAGAGGGAAGAGGAGGTGTTAAATAAATGTATAAGTAAAACTTTACAAATGTCTTTTAGAGATTTAGATAATACACTTGGTATATTTTTTTTAAAGATAAGAATCTATTTAAAAGTGCATTTAAAAATAAATACTCATCAGCTTTTTGCATTTTCTTAAAATATAAAAATAGCTAAGAATAGAATATGTTTACCAACATCTGTAAAAGAGGGCATAAGAATAAAAGTTCATAGACTAATACTAAAAGAATTTCAATTAGTAACCATAAAGAAATAAACAGGAGAATATACATTTATGGAATTAGAAGAATCAAAAGCTCAAGCAATTAATGAAAATGGAATTTATAAGATTGTTATGAGAGAATTTACAAAAAATGATGTAAAAGTATTGATGATACTCTAGTAGCACTTCAAGATTATGGAATATGAATTAATTTAATACTCAAAGGATTAAAATGAGTAAAAGAATAGATATAAGAGGTGTTATATATAATAGTATTTTACCTCTGAGGTTTATTGAAAATAAAAATACTCATGCTATTTGGAAATGTAAATGTTTAAAATGTCATAAAGCAGTATATGTTTCATATATTAATATAGTTACTGGGAATACTAAATCATGTGCATCATGTGGACAAAGAAAATTATCTATAAAAGAGGCTAAAGAGATTTATAAAAAGAAACAAAACAATATTTCAGTAATAGCCCTAGCAAAAGAATATAATGTAGAAAGAAGTACTATTTATAGAACATTAAAAAATATGAAAATGCAAAAGAAATAGAAGATAAGGTTTCTATATTGAGAAGATTTAATCATATGAAAAAGATAACTTTTGAATTTAGTTTAAATACAAATTACTTCAATAGTATAAGAATTATTCTTCTAATTAGGAAAACCAAAAAAAGTGCACCACTTTATTAATAAAAAATAAATACAATAAACTCTAAATAAGAAATTTGGAGTTAGTATGATTGATAAAGAGGAATTTACCGTGATACATACTTTACATAAAAGAGGATATAGTATAAGAGCTATATCAAAAATAGTTGGATTAAATAGAAGAACAGTTTCAAAACGATTAAAAGAAAATGAATTAAAACCTTATAAAAATATTCAGTATAAATCAAAATTAGATCCATATAAAGAATATATAATTTCCAGAGTACAACAAGCTTTACCAGATAATATTCCATCAAGTGTAATATATGAAGAGATAAAGAAGTATAGATATGATGGTAAAATAAGAATACTACAAACATTTTTAAGCTCATTAAAAATAAACCCCATTCCAGAAGAAGTGATTAGATTTGAAACTAAGCCCTCTTATCAAGCACAAGTAGATTGGACATTTATAAGAACAGGGAAGAATCCAATTTATGGCTTTGTTATGGTACTTGGTTTTAGTAGAATGGCATTTGTATACTTTACAGATAATATGAGACAAGATACATGGCAAGATTGTCACATAAAAGCCTTTGA
It includes:
- a CDS encoding ParA family protein produces the protein MDKNILGEVYGVTVQKGGVGKSTFSQALAYSFAKQGYKTVLVDLDPQATLTGAFFGYSYGAFSQTEDNGSIEYDISNVTNIFRDTEVEPIIIKTTKHIINPNKGKMLQPHYLEEEMEIDFYPSNYQLLSATESDDFTRDTKIQLLYKFINSLKSKYDKIVIDSPPSFGIITTSILKSAKAILIPIPTKNVDTDGMVGFFRTLDKIYLTENLKDLSKIVLIPNMFDKRVTDAKETLSEIKRIPNLLHETKNLRKLTCKVMDPFPQKACIQEAPSFKLFLAPYIMDFQRSQNQDLILKIDNIAKELSNS
- a CDS encoding HTH domain-containing protein, whose translation is MSKRIDIRGVIYNSILPLRFIENKNTHAIWKCKCLKCHKAVYVSYINIVTGNTKSCASCGQRKLSIKEAKEIYKKKQNNISVIALAKEYNVERSTIYRTLKNMKMQKK